GGATCCGTGACCTGAAGGAGACCGTCGAAAAGGACCGAGCGCAGACGCTGCCCCTTGTCGTGTTTGTTCATATAGATATAGCCGAGCTGAAGGGTTACGGTCTCTTGCTTGATCAAAAACCCTGCTGATTCGGCCCGGCGGGCAAGCCAGTCAATCAGTTTCTCAGTCGGAACAGGAACACGCTTTCCGACAGACTCTTTTTTTGCATCGGGCGAATGCTTGCTCAGACGTCGGGTCGGATTTGCCGCGAGGCGAAATCGAAGCCACTGGTTTGGCCGGAAGTGCGGCTCAAATCGTTTCACCTCCGGGGGCCCTGCCAGAAGATACATTGCATTGTGAAAGGCATAGTCCCAGTCGGGTTTGAGGGCGGACTGCACGATGATCGCTGCCCGGCCGCTGGGGAGAGGGT
The DNA window shown above is from Anaerohalosphaeraceae bacterium and carries:
- the cas6e gene encoding type I-E CRISPR-associated protein Cas6/Cse3/CasE, which gives rise to MYLSCLLINVGDNPDRPRPGRLWLRNRYHVHQRLCMAFPSASRKIDDVHFLKPFKPDEFGNGQIHVARTVDSGFLFRIDPLPSGRAAIIVQSALKPDWDYAFHNAMYLLAGPPEVKRFEPHFRPNQWLRFRLAANPTRRLSKHSPDAKKESVGKRVPVPTEKLIDWLARRAESAGFLIKQETVTLQLGYIYMNKHDKGQRLRSVLFDGLLQVTDPDAFRQTLIRGIGSGKAFGFGLLSVAPVQTADAGEAT